The following proteins are encoded in a genomic region of Xenopus laevis strain J_2021 chromosome 3L, Xenopus_laevis_v10.1, whole genome shotgun sequence:
- the kin.L gene encoding DNA/RNA-binding protein KIN17 isoform X1 — translation MGKSDFLTTPKAIANRIKYKGLQKLRWSYPKQYRDELRRRDEFRTEFLELLKRRFGTKRVHNNIVYNEYISHREHVHINATQWETLTDFTKWLGREVSVKWMRLQRAGTFSIKTEIQKQSANSRKRKKQDLDDEERTAKFIEQQVKKGMEGAEQNTPTYTELNRQNEEEKVAFNLNKGASTSGTATSK, via the exons ATGGGGAAATCAGACTTCCTTACTACTCCGAAGGCAATCGCAAATCGTATCAAATACAAAGGACTCCAGAAACTGCGATGGTCTTATCCAAAGCAGTATCGTGATGAGTTGAGGAGAAGAGA TGAATTTCGCACAGAATTTTTAGAACTGCTAAAACGTCGGTTTG GAACCAAGAGAGTGCATAATAATATTGTCTACAATGAATATATCAGCCACAGGGAACACGTGCACATAAATGCCACCCAGTGGGAAACACTGACAGACTTTACCAAATGGCTTGGCCGAGAAG tttCTGTAAAGTGGATGAGACTCCAAAGGGCTGGTACATTCAGTATAAAGACAGAGATCCAGAAACAATCCGCAAACAGCAGGAAGAGGAAAAAACAAGATCTGGATGATGAAGAGAGAACAGCTAAATTTATTGAGCAACAAGTTAAAAAGGGCATGGAAGGGGCTGAGCAG AACACCCCTACCTACACTGAATTAAACAGACAGAATGAGGAAGAGAAAG ttgcatttaatttaaacaaaGGAGCAAGTACTTCAGGAACAGCTACATCTAAGTGA
- the kin.L gene encoding DNA/RNA-binding protein KIN17 isoform X2, with product MGKSDFLTTPKAIANRIKYKGLQKLRWSYPKQYRDELRRRDEFRTEFLELLKRRFGTKRVHNNIVYNEYISHREHVHINATQWETLTDFTKWLGREVSVKWMRLQRAGTFSIKTEIQKQSANSRKRKKQDLDDEERTAKFIEQQVKKGMEGAEQLHLI from the exons ATGGGGAAATCAGACTTCCTTACTACTCCGAAGGCAATCGCAAATCGTATCAAATACAAAGGACTCCAGAAACTGCGATGGTCTTATCCAAAGCAGTATCGTGATGAGTTGAGGAGAAGAGA TGAATTTCGCACAGAATTTTTAGAACTGCTAAAACGTCGGTTTG GAACCAAGAGAGTGCATAATAATATTGTCTACAATGAATATATCAGCCACAGGGAACACGTGCACATAAATGCCACCCAGTGGGAAACACTGACAGACTTTACCAAATGGCTTGGCCGAGAAG tttCTGTAAAGTGGATGAGACTCCAAAGGGCTGGTACATTCAGTATAAAGACAGAGATCCAGAAACAATCCGCAAACAGCAGGAAGAGGAAAAAACAAGATCTGGATGATGAAGAGAGAACAGCTAAATTTATTGAGCAACAAGTTAAAAAGGGCATGGAAGGGGCTGAGCAG ttgcatttaatttaa